A genomic stretch from Chitinophagaceae bacterium includes:
- a CDS encoding Gfo/Idh/MocA family oxidoreductase, with translation MIARRKFLQNSALLAAGSILLPAFDNKAFAIFRNRFSAADQVNIGAIGINGMGWSNVMAALNVPGVNLVAVCDVDKNVIDRRLGELSKKNVDISKIKTYGDYRKLLDQKDIDAVIIGTPDHWHALMMIHACEAGKDVYVEKPVGNSIIECNRMVAAQKRYNKIVQAGQWQRSQQHFKDAIDFVHGGQLGNIRTAKVWSYVDWKQPLSVKPNSPVPAGVDYNSWLGPAQMRPFNENRYHFTFRWFWDYAGGLMTDWGVHLMEYALMGMKAEVPKSIVALGGNFAMPNSADETPDTLMALYEFDHFNIVWDHAVGIGNGNYNRDHGIAFIGNNGTLVLNRGGWEVIEEKKNEHKVLVPFAKSVDNGLNKHWENFIAAVRSRKYQDLHCPIEAGAHVATVSQMGNIAYRSKKKLNWDKAKGKFTDEAINQQYLLSSYHNGYKLPKV, from the coding sequence ATGATTGCCCGCCGTAAATTTTTGCAAAACTCTGCTTTGCTTGCAGCAGGAAGTATTCTTCTTCCTGCTTTTGATAATAAAGCTTTCGCCATTTTCCGCAATCGTTTTTCTGCTGCCGACCAGGTAAATATTGGTGCCATCGGTATTAATGGAATGGGCTGGAGTAATGTAATGGCAGCGTTAAATGTTCCCGGTGTAAATCTTGTTGCGGTGTGTGATGTTGATAAGAATGTTATTGACAGGCGGCTCGGCGAATTGAGTAAAAAGAATGTAGATATTTCTAAAATAAAAACTTACGGCGATTACCGGAAACTTCTCGATCAGAAAGATATTGATGCAGTGATCATTGGCACACCCGATCACTGGCATGCACTGATGATGATTCATGCATGCGAAGCAGGTAAGGATGTATATGTAGAAAAACCTGTTGGCAACTCCATCATTGAGTGTAACAGGATGGTTGCCGCACAAAAACGTTACAATAAAATTGTACAGGCGGGGCAATGGCAACGCAGTCAGCAGCATTTTAAAGATGCCATTGATTTTGTGCATGGCGGACAACTGGGAAATATCCGTACAGCCAAAGTGTGGAGTTATGTTGACTGGAAACAGCCGCTGTCAGTAAAACCAAATTCACCTGTTCCTGCAGGAGTTGATTATAACAGCTGGTTAGGTCCGGCACAAATGCGGCCCTTTAATGAAAACCGTTATCATTTTACTTTTCGCTGGTTCTGGGATTATGCAGGAGGATTAATGACTGACTGGGGTGTGCATTTAATGGAATATGCATTGATGGGAATGAAAGCAGAGGTTCCCAAATCAATTGTTGCACTTGGCGGAAACTTTGCAATGCCAAATTCAGCAGATGAAACGCCAGACACATTAATGGCCCTGTATGAATTTGATCATTTTAATATTGTGTGGGATCATGCGGTTGGTATCGGCAATGGTAATTATAACCGTGATCATGGTATTGCATTCATTGGTAATAATGGAACTCTTGTGCTGAACCGTGGCGGATGGGAAGTAATAGAGGAGAAAAAGAACGAACATAAAGTTTTGGTGCCTTTTGCCAAATCTGTTGACAACGGGTTAAATAAACACTGGGAAAATTTTATTGCCGCTGTCCGTTCAAGAAAATATCAAGATCTGCATTGCCCTATTGAAGCCGGTGCTCATGTAGCAACCGTTTCTCAAATGGGAAATATTGCTTACCGCAGCAAAAAGAAATTAAACTGGGATAAAGCAAAAGGAAAATTTACAGACGAAGCCATCAATCAGCAATATTTACTGAGCAGCTATCATAATGGATATAAGCTGCCGAAGGTTTAG
- a CDS encoding sigma-70 family RNA polymerase sigma factor, which translates to MTNSNRNIPADKELVQQVLDGNLHAYTQLIRHTERLVAQIVFKMISNSEDRKDIAQDIYLKVHRKLPSFSFQSKLSTWVAQVSYNTCLDYLRKKKLLLPGDGPEGNEAEDDGWFAGKFLSTSPAITVDTMIHKKELAVILKTAISKLPPVYNTLISLYHQEEMSYEEIGQITGLPDGTVKNYLFRARKMLKNELLVTYKKDDL; encoded by the coding sequence GTGACGAACAGCAACAGGAATATTCCGGCAGATAAGGAACTGGTTCAGCAGGTGCTGGATGGCAATCTGCATGCATATACCCAGCTTATCCGGCATACGGAAAGACTGGTGGCACAGATCGTTTTTAAAATGATCAGCAATTCTGAAGACAGGAAAGACATTGCCCAGGATATTTATCTGAAGGTTCACCGGAAACTTCCTTCCTTCAGCTTTCAGTCAAAACTTAGTACATGGGTTGCACAGGTGAGTTACAATACCTGTCTCGATTACCTGCGGAAGAAAAAACTGCTCCTGCCGGGTGATGGGCCGGAAGGAAATGAAGCCGAAGATGATGGCTGGTTCGCCGGTAAATTTCTTTCAACTTCTCCGGCAATTACAGTTGATACAATGATTCACAAAAAGGAATTAGCGGTTATCTTAAAAACAGCCATCAGTAAATTACCTCCTGTATATAATACCCTCATCAGTTTATATCACCAGGAAGAAATGAGTTATGAAGAGATTGGGCAGATAACGGGCCTGCCCGATGGAACAGTAAAAAACTATCTGTTCCGTGCAAGAAAAATGCTGAAGAACGAATTATTAGTTACTTATAAAAAAGATGATTTATGA
- a CDS encoding putative DNA binding domain-containing protein, translating into MTEQELHIFLKNNYPQENEKCEWKEFKSLKHQISGRESDDVISYISAIANMKGGHLIIGVEDNTLNIVGIQDFHSYNSKNVKIKIISDCPNLSSEGFDVQEYKTTDTHKIVWVFQIPKHLYRLPVYAHKKLWQRINDSLVEMTQSRLEAILGEVRISEDWTAVVIPEANIDDLEEKAIEKARFEFKKRNPKYKDEVDNWDNVKFLDKAKLTIKEKITRTTLILLGKEESEHYLGSFVKIRWNLKTVENQDKDFEIFSIPLILTVDEVFKKVRNLKYRYLRSGTLFPDEVLRYDPFSIREPLNNAIAHQDYTKSARINLVEFEDDHLVFSNYGSFLPKSIEEVVLKDTPEEVYRNPFLVEAMKNLDMIETQGGGIRKIFNFQRLRFFPMPDYDFTDGKVKVTITGKILNEDFARILVKNPDLKLEDIIVLDKVQKRKHISEDEYKYLKKLGFIEGRRPNIYLSFKVIEPTNNEGLKAEYIANRSFDDAHFKEMILEYLKRFGKTKRNAIDNLIIPKLSATLTDDQRKNKVTNFLSSLRIDKKIKSTSYGAWELF; encoded by the coding sequence ATGACCGAACAAGAACTGCATATTTTTTTAAAAAATAATTACCCACAGGAAAATGAAAAGTGTGAGTGGAAGGAATTTAAGTCATTAAAACATCAAATATCTGGCAGAGAAAGCGATGATGTCATTTCTTATATTTCTGCAATTGCAAACATGAAGGGTGGGCATTTAATTATTGGGGTAGAAGATAATACCCTTAATATAGTTGGCATTCAAGACTTTCATTCCTATAACTCAAAAAACGTAAAAATTAAAATTATTTCTGATTGCCCAAATCTAAGTTCAGAAGGGTTTGATGTTCAGGAATACAAAACTACTGACACACATAAAATTGTTTGGGTTTTTCAAATTCCAAAGCATTTGTATCGATTACCTGTATATGCTCACAAGAAATTATGGCAACGCATTAATGACAGTCTTGTTGAAATGACACAATCCAGATTGGAAGCTATTTTAGGGGAAGTTAGAATATCAGAGGATTGGACTGCAGTAGTTATCCCAGAAGCAAATATTGATGACTTAGAAGAAAAGGCTATTGAAAAAGCACGTTTCGAGTTCAAAAAAAGGAACCCAAAATATAAAGATGAGGTTGATAACTGGGATAATGTAAAATTTTTAGATAAAGCAAAGCTAACTATTAAGGAAAAAATTACACGAACGACGCTTATTCTTCTTGGTAAGGAGGAGTCTGAACATTACCTTGGATCTTTTGTAAAAATTCGCTGGAATCTTAAAACAGTCGAGAATCAAGACAAAGATTTTGAAATTTTTTCCATCCCGCTTATTCTTACTGTTGATGAGGTGTTTAAAAAAGTCAGGAATCTTAAATATAGATATTTAAGAAGTGGTACTTTGTTTCCTGACGAGGTGTTGCGTTATGATCCTTTTAGTATTAGGGAACCTCTCAATAATGCTATTGCTCATCAGGATTATACAAAAAGCGCAAGAATAAACTTAGTTGAGTTCGAAGACGATCATTTAGTCTTTTCCAATTACGGTTCTTTTCTTCCAAAATCTATTGAAGAGGTTGTTTTAAAAGATACCCCTGAAGAAGTTTATCGAAATCCTTTCTTAGTAGAGGCTATGAAAAACCTTGATATGATTGAAACGCAAGGTGGGGGTATTCGGAAAATTTTCAATTTTCAACGACTTCGGTTTTTTCCAATGCCTGATTATGATTTCACAGACGGAAAAGTAAAGGTTACTATCACAGGAAAAATACTTAATGAAGATTTTGCACGTATTTTAGTTAAAAACCCTGATCTTAAATTAGAAGATATAATAGTACTGGATAAGGTTCAAAAAAGAAAACATATTTCAGAAGATGAATATAAATATCTTAAAAAACTTGGTTTTATTGAAGGAAGAAGACCAAACATTTATCTTTCGTTCAAAGTAATTGAACCTACAAACAATGAAGGTTTAAAAGCTGAATATATTGCGAATCGGAGTTTTGATGATGCGCACTTTAAAGAGATGATTTTGGAATATCTTAAACGGTTTGGAAAAACGAAAAGAAATGCTATAGATAATTTAATTATTCCAAAGCTCTCGGCTACTCTTACTGATGACCAAAGAAAAAATAAAGTCACAAATTTTTTAAGCTCATTAAGAATTGATAAGAAAATAAAAAGCACCAGCTATGGGGCCTGGGAGTTGTTTTAA
- a CDS encoding aminotransferase class I/II-fold pyridoxal phosphate-dependent enzyme: MSPQINSKLPNVGTTIFTVMSALATEHKAVNLGQGFPDYPMSEELTAKVYEAMKQGHNQYAPMPGLVSLRESIAEKVQHLYHTSINPDTEITITPGGTYAIYSALTTIVRPGDEVIIFEPAYDSYIPNIEINGGIAIPLPLTYPDYKIDWDLVRSSITPKTKAILINSPHNPTGSVLDKNDIEELKQVVAGTNIFIVSDEVYEHLIYDELPHESMLKYPELFERSFVCFSFGKTYNCTGWKLGYCITPAVLMKEYRKVHQFNAFSCFTPAQAALAIYLKNKEAYLSLPRFMQQKRDYFIALMKQTKFDLLTTHGSYFICASYGRISDEADKDLAIRLTKEAGVATIPLSAFCHNGKDDKVVRFCFSKQDRTLQQAVEKLMKI, translated from the coding sequence ATGAGTCCACAGATCAATTCCAAACTTCCCAACGTCGGCACCACCATCTTCACCGTGATGAGTGCATTGGCAACAGAACATAAAGCAGTCAATCTCGGACAGGGGTTTCCTGATTATCCCATGAGTGAAGAACTCACAGCCAAAGTGTATGAAGCCATGAAGCAGGGACATAATCAATATGCACCCATGCCCGGCCTGGTTAGTTTGCGTGAATCAATTGCAGAGAAAGTACAGCATCTGTATCATACATCCATCAACCCCGATACAGAAATCACTATTACTCCGGGCGGTACCTATGCTATTTATTCAGCATTAACAACCATTGTACGCCCCGGTGATGAAGTGATCATTTTTGAACCGGCTTACGACAGCTATATTCCCAACATTGAAATCAATGGAGGTATTGCCATTCCATTACCATTAACTTATCCTGATTATAAAATCGATTGGGACTTAGTCCGCTCATCCATTACTCCAAAAACAAAAGCAATCCTGATCAACTCGCCGCACAATCCAACAGGAAGTGTACTTGATAAGAATGATATTGAAGAACTGAAACAGGTTGTTGCAGGTACAAATATTTTCATCGTCAGCGATGAAGTGTATGAACATTTGATTTATGATGAACTGCCGCACGAAAGCATGTTGAAATACCCTGAATTATTTGAACGGAGTTTTGTTTGTTTTTCATTCGGCAAAACCTATAATTGCACAGGATGGAAACTAGGTTATTGTATTACTCCGGCTGTACTGATGAAAGAATACAGGAAAGTGCATCAGTTTAATGCATTTAGTTGTTTTACACCTGCGCAGGCTGCTTTGGCTATTTATTTAAAAAACAAAGAAGCTTATTTATCACTGCCACGTTTCATGCAGCAGAAGAGAGATTATTTTATAGCATTGATGAAGCAGACAAAGTTTGATCTGCTTACAACACATGGAAGTTATTTTATCTGCGCCAGTTATGGCCGCATCAGCGATGAAGCAGATAAAGATTTAGCCATACGCTTAACGAAGGAAGCAGGTGTTGCCACCATTCCCCTTTCAGCGTTTTGTCATAATGGAAAAGATGATAAAGTAGTTCGCTTTTGTTTCAGCAAACAGGACAGAACATTGCAGCAGGCTGTAGAAAAACTGATGAAGATTTAG